A single genomic interval of Hevea brasiliensis isolate MT/VB/25A 57/8 chromosome 4, ASM3005281v1, whole genome shotgun sequence harbors:
- the LOC110640190 gene encoding photosystem II 10 kDa polypeptide, chloroplastic, protein MAASVMASVSLKPSTFRVEKSSVRGLPTLSRRSFRVEASARKKLNTDKPYGISGGMNLRNGADASGRKAKGKGVYQFVDKYGANVDGYSPIYDTRDWSPSGDVYVGGTTGLAIWAVTLAGLLAGGALLVYNTSALVQ, encoded by the exons atggcagcctcAGTTATGGCTTCGGTGAGCTTGAAACCATCTACTTTCAGGGTTGAAAAATCTTCAGTGAGAGGTCTTCCAACTCTCTCAAGGAGAAGTTTCAGAGTCGAGGCCAGTGCTCGCAAGAAGTTAAACACTGATAAGCCATATG gaatcaGTGGTGGCATGAACCTCAGGAATGGCGCTGATGCCTCTGGAAGGAAGGCTAAG GGAAAGGGTGTATACCAATTTGTTGACAAATATGGAGCCAACGTGGATGGATACAG CCCTATCTACGACACAAGGGACTGGTCTCCAAGTGGTGATGTTTATGTTGGGG GAACTACAGGTTTGGCAATATGGGCAGTGACACTAGCTGGGCTTCTTGCAGGAGGAGCTCTTCTTGTTTACAATACAAGTGCTTTGGTACAGTAG
- the LOC110640181 gene encoding NAC domain-containing protein 21/22: protein MSNISMVESKLAPGFRFHPKDEELVCDYLMKKITTHSGSLLMIEVDLNKCEPWDIPETACVGGKEWYFYSQRDRKYATGVRTNRATASGYWKATGKDRPVLRKGTLVGMRKTLVFYKGRAPKGRKTEWVMHEFRLEGSLAYPNKISPPKEDWVLCRVFYKNREVAAKQSMGSCYEDDTGSPSLPPLMDSYITFDQTQPYLDEYDQVPCFSIFSPSQPNLIFPHISQMDSNIIPTKTSTAFGQIPISSTCPNLDSVSCDKTVIKAVLNQLNKMESNPNIHGSPSIGEGSSESYLSEVGMSNIWNNHY, encoded by the exons ATGAGCAACATAAGTATGGTGGAGTCAAAGTTGGCTCCAGGGTTTAGATTCCACCCAAAAGATGAAGAACTTGTGTGTGATTACTTGATGAAAAAGATCACTACTCATTCTGGTTCTCTTCTCATGATAGAAGTTGACCTCAACAAATGTGAACCTTGGGATATTCCTG AAACGGCATGTGTGGGGGGAAAAGAATGGTATTTTTACAGCCAAAGAGACAGAAAATATGCAACAGGAGTAAGAACAAATAGGGCAACGGCATCAGGCTACTGGAAGGCAACTGGGAAGGACCGTCCTGTCCTTCGGAAGGGCACCCTTGTTGGGATGAGGAAGACTTTGGTCTTTTACAAGGGCAGGGCTCCCAAAGGAAGAAAAACTGAATGGGTCATGCATGAGTTTCGTCTCGAGGGATCCCTTGCTTACCCTAATAAGATTTCTCCACCTAAG GAGGATTGGGTTTTGTGTAGAGTGTTCTATAAAAATAGAGAAGTTGCTGCCAAACAAAGCATGGGAAGCTGCTATGAAGATGACacaggctctccatctcttccaCCATTAATGGATTCTTACATCACTTTTGACCAAACTCAACCCTACCTAGATGAGTATGACCAAGTGCCCTGCTTCTCCATTTTCTCTCCAAGCCAACCCAACCTAATTTTCCCACACATCTCTCAAATGGACTCCAACATAATACCCACAAAGACCTCAACTGCATTTGGACAAATACCTATTAGTAGTACTTGTCCGAATTTAGACAGTGTCTCTTGTGACAAGACAGTAATCAAAGCTGTTTTGAATCAACTTAACAAGATGGAAAGCAATCCTAACATTCATGGATCTCCTAGCATAGGAGAAGGAAGTTCAGAGAGCTACTTATCTGAAGTGGGTATGTCCAACATATGGAATAATCATTACTGA